AAACAACCCAGGGTAAACGATccttttttgcgaattgtcctGGAATGGATTGAACGATCTACAACTAACTTGATAACGCCCAATATCTAAATTATGAATCCTACTCATTTGTTAAAAACTTGTTTACCACTTGgactaaaaaaatcacaatgaaaagaaaaaaatgagtaaaaataaaGGGCAGAAAACGAGCTCAGCATAAAATTGTTACAATGGCATTTACAGATTTTAATTAAATACAACAGTTTCGGCGATAATAcaatcgtttttattttaacagttaatatgacttatatcattaattttaaaagataCGATTATTTCACCTCCAAGCTTAAGCTTTACCGCTAGTAGCCTTCTCGCGGGCCTTCTTACCTTCAATCAAAGCCGATCGCTCCTTTTCGGACAGAGGGCTCAGCACCTTTGTAACCACACCCGTGCCCAGCGTTATGTGACCGTCACGAAGGGTGAATCGCTGACCCTGTTCCAGCACCATCGGCCGAATCAAACGCAACTGCAATGTGGCATCCTCTCCCGGCATAACCATCTCCTTGCCAGGTATCTGCACCTGGGTAGCACAATCCCAGGTACGCGAGAACATCTGCAGCTGGATGAAACTGGTGAACGGTTTGTGTCGGCCACCCTCTTCCTTGCTCAAAATGTACACCTGCGCTTCGAAGTTATCGTTGGCCTTGACCGAACCTGGTTTGCACATCACCATACCACGCTTGATATCGTCTCGCTTGATGCCACGGATCAGAGCACCCAGCTGATCACCGGCATGGGCTTCCTCCAGAATCTTGTGGAACATTTCAATTCCGGTAATAGTGGATTTGAATACCTGAAAAGCATGAATGTTATTAATACCTACATGTGAGAAGGTTTTTATTTCCAAAGTCCTCTTACCTTATTGTATCCAACGAATTCGCATTCCTGTCCTTTCTTCAAGGTTCCTCGTTCCAACCGACCGGTAACTACTGTGCCACGTCCTGGAATGCTGTGAACCGACTCCACCGGAAGGAGGAAGGGTTTGTCCAAGTCACGGGTCGGGGTCGGCACATATTTGTCAACCTCCTCCAGTAGCTTCATAACAGCATCGGCTCCGATTTCCGGACTTTTTCCTTCCAGAGCACACAGAGCTGAGCCCTTAATTACCGGGACGTTGTCCCCATCAAAGCCCATTTCGGACATCAGTTCCCGGATTTCCATCTCCACCAGGTCGACCATTTCCTGGTCAGCCGCGTCCACTTTATTGATGAATACAACAATGTGATTAACGCCGATCTGTTTAGCTAGAAGTAAATGCTCTCTGGTTTGGGGCATAGCGCCGTCCGTGGCGGCCACCACCAGAATGGCTCCATCCATTTGGGCCGTACCGGTAATCATGTTTTTAATATAATCAGCATGTCCCGGACAGTCGGTGTGACCATAGTGCCGGTTTTCTGTTTGATACTCAATGTGAGCAACGTTAATGGTGATACCGCGAGCCTTCTCTTCCGGGGCATTGTCAATGTCGGCATATTTCTTGCTCTCGGCGAGATCTTTGTCTGCCAGCACCTTGGTAATAGCAGCCGTCAGGGTTGTTTTTCCATGATCCACATGACCAATGGTTCCTACGTTGCAATGCGGCTTATCACGCTTGAAGACCTGCTTCTCGGCGTAGAACCTTTTCTGTAGGGAATGCTGGCAAAGTGCAGCTCCCGGAGCCCTGGAACGCAGCACAGCTCCACTATTGAACAGAATCTGAGTCAGGGACTTGCGGACTACTGCAAAAGATACAAGATGATTACAACATTAACCTCACTTTTGACGTTCATGTTATGCTTGAAACTTATTTCCTAATTAATGCAAGTATTTCACTTACCAGGACTGAGAAAAGCACGTAGCGCTATGTAAGTAGACATTTCGGCAAATTTTTACAGGATTTTTAAGTTGTTATAATGCCAAATTCGtgttaaattcaataaaaaccaGGCCAAGTGAAAAATCTCACAACTTCTTGCGCAAGATCTCAGTGCGGTGTTGTGcactcagaatcaaaacaacccaaaaataagaacgccagcgcatcaaaacaaagttcgGCTGGCGTTCTTGATTTTGGGCTGCTGTCAATGCACCAAAATCAATGTTCGAAGCTCGAACTGACCACcccaaaaaaatttccctttattttcagttggttttgttttgcaaaCAAAAAAAGTCAGTTGCATTCGGATACAATTTCTGGTAAAATGCTTTGAATTTGCTACAATTTTATCATActtaattcattttaatttatgaatttcCAGAAAACGATTATTTACCTTCTTCAGAAGCCGTAAGGAAATTTCAGGCAGGAGAAAAAACCAATGGAGAACCGAAAGAAGTGGAGGACGATCTGGAACAACCGCATCATTTGCCATTCACGACCTTCGGGTAGCACTATAATGCTAGGTAGTCTCAAAGTTGTGAGGACACGTGACGTTCCTAAACGGTACCAATCGTCAGGAGTTTTCGGTATGGCATGAATTTGGCTGTTCCGCACATCAATTGTATTGATTTTGATGGCAGAATGTAAGCTAAGTTTCTTTCTTTATGATGACAACTACACCCTGTAATTCCAGACCGAATGCATTGAAAATTGCTCCGGGATGAATCAAGCCCGAATTTTGCTagttgtgaaaataataaatagaaaataaaatttcaaaaggaaATA
This portion of the Uranotaenia lowii strain MFRU-FL unplaced genomic scaffold, ASM2978415v1 HiC_scaffold_404, whole genome shotgun sequence genome encodes:
- the LOC129760077 gene encoding elongation factor Tu, mitochondrial; the protein is MSTYIALRAFLSPVVRKSLTQILFNSGAVLRSRAPGAALCQHSLQKRFYAEKQVFKRDKPHCNVGTIGHVDHGKTTLTAAITKVLADKDLAESKKYADIDNAPEEKARGITINVAHIEYQTENRHYGHTDCPGHADYIKNMITGTAQMDGAILVVAATDGAMPQTREHLLLAKQIGVNHIVVFINKVDAADQEMVDLVEMEIRELMSEMGFDGDNVPVIKGSALCALEGKSPEIGADAVMKLLEEVDKYVPTPTRDLDKPFLLPVESVHSIPGRGTVVTGRLERGTLKKGQECEFVGYNKVFKSTITGIEMFHKILEEAHAGDQLGALIRGIKRDDIKRGMVMCKPGSVKANDNFEAQVYILSKEEGGRHKPFTSFIQLQMFSRTWDCATQVQIPGKEMVMPGEDATLQLRLIRPMVLEQGQRFTLRDGHITLGTGVVTKVLSPLSEKERSALIEGKKAREKATSGKA